From the Erythrolamprus reginae isolate rEryReg1 chromosome Z, rEryReg1.hap1, whole genome shotgun sequence genome, one window contains:
- the SLC16A13 gene encoding monocarboxylate transporter 13: protein MLVRRAVAPAPPDGGWGWVVVLAAFLQSALVFGVLRSFGVFFVKFVADFQELSGRISWITSIGIAVQQFASPVGTALSAHYGARPVIMVGGFLSGLGLLLASFATRLVHLYLSIGLLSGFGWALVFTPSLASLTRYFNSRRTLATSLALSGVGISSFAFSPFFQFLVDSYAWQGALMIVAGMTFNLVVCGALIRPLTLKDDLSDGNLTGSSWKMVSNLFGIHLLSHCPFMRFVMAITLVNTGYFIPYVHLVARARELGFDEYQAAFLMSVTAAADLCGRLFSGWLGSCRSLRLIHMLMAWTFLTGISLLLIAWGHTYPLLVAISLSYGFFSGALTPLVFSIIPEIVGIKNIFSAMGLLQMIESIGGLLGSPLSGWLRDLTGNYAASFLVAGSFLLAGSLVLMTVPNFFACLTQAAWPEAQLGREAGDDSGLTSVAPADLSPKKCPQAPMKS, encoded by the exons ATGCTGGTCAGGAGAGCCGTTGCCCCAGCCCCCCCGGATGGGGGCTGGGGCTGGGTGGTGGTCCTGGCTGCCTTCCTCCAGTCTGCCTTGGTCTTCGGCGTCCTGCGCTCCTTTGGCGTTTTCTTCGTGAAGTTTGTGGCTGATTTCCAAGAATTGTCCGGTCGGATCTCCTGGATCACTTCCATTGGGATCGCCGTGCAGCAGTTTGCTA GTCCAGTGGGAACTGCCCTGAGCGCCCATTATGGGGCTCGGCCCGTGATTATGGTTGGTGGGTTTCTCTCTGGCCTGGGTCTCCTGTTGGCATCGTTTGCTACCCGATTGGTGCATTTATACCTCAGCATTGGCCTCCTTTCAG GCTTCGGCTGGGCCTTGGTCTTCACGCCATCTCTGGCCTCCTTGACTCGCTACTTCAACAGTCGCCGGACCCTGGCTACCAGTTTGGCCCTCTCCGGTGTGGGCATCTCCTCCTTCGCTTTCTCGCCTTTCTTCCAATTCCTGGTGGACTCTTATGCCTGGCAGGGGGCCCTGATGATTGTGGCCGGCATGACCTTCAACCTTGTGGTCTGCGGCGCCCTGATCCGGCCCTTGACCCTGAAAGATGACTTGTCTGATGGAAACCTGACAGGATCGAGCTGGAAGATGGTCTCCAATCTCTTCGGCATACACCTGCTTTCCCATTGCCCGTTCATGCGGTTTGTGATGGCCATCACTCTGGTCAACACAGGCTATTTTATCCCTTATGTCCACCTAGTGGCCCGGGCACGAGAACTGGGCTTTGACGAATATCAGGCTGCCTTTCTGATGTCCGTCACGGCCGCAGCTGATCTTTGCGGTCGTCTTTTCTCCGGCTGGCTGGGCAGCTGCAGGTCATTGCGGTTGATCCATATGTTGATGGCCTGGACTTTCTTGACGGGCATTTCCTTGTTGCTGATTGCCTGGGGACATACCTACCCGCTCCTTGTGGCCATCAGCCTCAGCTACGGATTCTTCTCGGGAGCCCTGACACCCTTGGTCTTCTCCATCATTCCAGAGATTGTGGGCATCAAGAACATCTTCAGCGCTATGGGACTGCTGCAGATGATCGAAAGCATTGGGGGGCTCTTGGGGTCCCCGCTGTCAG GTTGGCTGCGAGACCTCACTGGCAACTACGCGGCCTCTTTCCTCGTTGCCGGCTCCTTCCTCTTGGCCGGTAGCCTCGTCCTGATGACCGTGCCCAACTTCTTCGCCTGCCTGACCCAGGCGGCTTGGCCTGAGGCCCAGCTTGGCAGGGAGGCCGGCGATGACAGTGGCTTGACCTCGGTGGCTCCCGCAGACCTCTCTCCCAAAAAGTGCCCGCAGGCCCCCATGAAGAGCTGA